A section of the Neisseria dumasiana genome encodes:
- a CDS encoding LytR/AlgR family response regulator transcription factor, producing MLSAIIVEDEVLAAERLRVLLEECNVVLLKIFHHAQPALDWLSIHEADIVFADIGLPEITGLELVERIKRVAKKQPEVIFTTAYEEHALRAFELAAADYLLKPIKVSRLQAALERLNEKHREKADDFTHFKVFNRNRMVEIPWQQVRYLMAEHKTVFLFTGDGQSYELPKTLVYWEELLGDKIIRIHRNALVFRHTLDCLIRLDNGEEDDTNATWGARVLDIEKPLAVSRRQLAAIRKILREG from the coding sequence ATGCTGAGTGCGATTATTGTTGAAGATGAAGTGTTGGCTGCAGAGCGTTTACGGGTATTGCTGGAAGAGTGCAATGTAGTGTTGCTGAAAATTTTCCATCACGCACAACCCGCTTTGGATTGGCTGAGCATCCACGAGGCGGATATTGTATTTGCCGACATCGGCCTGCCTGAAATTACCGGCCTCGAACTGGTCGAGCGCATCAAACGCGTAGCGAAAAAACAACCCGAAGTGATTTTTACCACTGCCTACGAAGAACACGCGTTAAGGGCTTTCGAGCTGGCGGCGGCAGATTATCTGCTCAAACCCATCAAAGTGTCGCGCCTTCAGGCCGCTTTGGAGCGTTTGAATGAAAAACATCGCGAAAAAGCAGATGATTTTACCCATTTCAAAGTGTTCAACCGCAACAGAATGGTCGAAATTCCGTGGCAGCAAGTGCGCTATCTGATGGCCGAGCATAAAACCGTATTTCTGTTTACGGGCGACGGCCAAAGCTACGAGTTGCCCAAAACACTGGTTTATTGGGAAGAATTGCTGGGCGATAAAATCATCCGTATCCACCGCAATGCTTTGGTTTTCCGCCACACCCTAGATTGCCTGATCCGTTTGGATAACGGCGAGGAAGACGACACCAACGCCACTTGGGGTGCGCGGGTTTTGGATATTGAAAAACCTTTGGCTGTGAGCCGCCGCCAGCTTGCCGCCATCCGTAAAATTTTGCGTGAAGGTTAA
- the rsmD gene encoding 16S rRNA (guanine(966)-N(2))-methyltransferase RsmD: MKHNKHHNQIRIIGGVHRGRKLHFADADGLRPTPDSVRERLFNWLGQDMTGQAVLDLFGGSGALGMEAASRHAGKVVVVENNRNTLLNIQNNMRELGISRMETVLSDGLSYLKHGHERFDTVFLDPPFNWQKWPELFDLLAGRLNEGAMVYIEAGSLPEIPAWLTIYREGKAGMSKFVLLAYEAESEESGSAS; this comes from the coding sequence ATGAAGCATAACAAACACCATAATCAAATCCGTATTATCGGCGGCGTTCACCGCGGGCGGAAACTGCATTTTGCTGATGCCGACGGCTTGCGCCCCACGCCCGACAGTGTGCGCGAGCGTTTGTTTAACTGGCTGGGACAGGACATGACCGGACAAGCCGTGTTGGATTTGTTTGGCGGCAGCGGGGCGTTGGGTATGGAGGCCGCATCACGCCATGCGGGCAAGGTGGTTGTGGTGGAAAACAACCGCAACACGTTGCTGAATATTCAAAACAATATGCGCGAGTTGGGAATCAGCCGAATGGAAACCGTGCTTTCAGACGGCCTTTCTTATTTGAAACACGGTCATGAGCGTTTTGATACGGTGTTTTTGGATCCGCCGTTTAACTGGCAAAAATGGCCGGAATTGTTTGATTTGCTGGCAGGCCGTCTGAATGAGGGGGCGATGGTTTACATAGAGGCCGGCAGCTTGCCCGAAATACCGGCATGGCTGACGATTTACCGCGAAGGTAAAGCGGGCATGAGTAAGTTTGTTTTGCTGGCATACGAAGCCGAAAGCGAAGAGAGTGGTTCTGCTTCGTAA
- the thiC gene encoding phosphomethylpyrimidine synthase ThiC → MVLKTTGREAAQLDELSQDIGIRFKYPNSTKVYLQGSRSDIRVPLREIAQDDTVTDKGREPNPPIPVYDTSGVYGDPSAHIDLKQGLPHIRSAWIEERGDTERLAGLSSEYGLERAHDPKTAHLRFNQITQPRRAKAGKNVTQMHYARQGIITPEMEFVALRERMKMEEIWRDPRYAKIIKQHAGESFGANLPTHPDQITPEFVRSEIAAGRAIIPANINHPELEPMIIGRNFRVKINGNLGNSAVTSSLTEEVEKMVWSLRWGADTIMDLSTGAHIHETREWIIRNAPVPIGTVPIYQALEKTGGIAEDLTWALFRDTLIEQAEQGVDYFTIHAGVLLRYVPLTADRITGIVSRGGSIMAKWCLAHHQENFLYTHFDEICEIMKAYDVSFSLGDGLRPGCVADSNDAAQFGELHTLGELTAKAWKHDVQVMIEGPGHVPLQRVKQNMTEELQHCFEAPFYTLGPLVTDIAPGYDHITSGIGAANIGWYGTAMLCYVTPKEHLGLPDKEDVRTGIITYKLAAHAADLAKGWPGAQLRDNALSKARFEFRWRDQFRLGLDPERAESYHDQTLPAEGAKIAHFCSMCGPKFCSMKITQEVRDYAAAQKGMEEKAVEFMKKGAEIYS, encoded by the coding sequence ATGGTATTGAAAACCACAGGCCGAGAGGCCGCCCAGCTTGACGAGTTGAGCCAAGACATCGGCATCCGCTTCAAATACCCTAATTCCACCAAAGTTTATCTGCAAGGCAGCCGCAGCGACATCCGCGTGCCGCTGCGCGAAATCGCCCAAGACGACACCGTTACCGACAAAGGCCGCGAACCGAACCCGCCGATTCCGGTGTACGACACCAGCGGCGTGTATGGCGACCCTTCCGCCCATATCGACCTCAAACAAGGGCTGCCGCATATCCGCAGCGCGTGGATAGAAGAGCGCGGCGATACCGAACGCTTGGCCGGTTTGTCGAGCGAATACGGCCTTGAACGTGCCCACGATCCGAAAACCGCCCATCTGCGTTTCAACCAAATCACTCAACCGCGCCGTGCCAAAGCAGGCAAAAATGTGACCCAAATGCACTATGCGCGGCAAGGTATCATCACGCCGGAGATGGAGTTTGTCGCTCTGCGCGAGCGCATGAAAATGGAAGAAATCTGGCGCGACCCGCGTTACGCCAAAATCATCAAGCAGCATGCCGGCGAATCGTTCGGCGCGAACCTGCCCACCCATCCCGACCAAATCACGCCCGAGTTTGTGCGCAGCGAAATTGCCGCCGGCCGCGCGATTATCCCCGCCAACATCAACCACCCCGAGTTGGAACCGATGATTATCGGCCGCAATTTCCGTGTCAAAATCAACGGCAACTTGGGCAACTCCGCCGTTACTTCTTCGCTCACCGAAGAAGTGGAAAAAATGGTGTGGTCGCTGCGCTGGGGTGCCGACACGATTATGGATTTGTCCACCGGCGCGCACATTCATGAAACGCGCGAATGGATTATCCGCAACGCGCCCGTGCCCATCGGCACCGTGCCGATTTATCAGGCTTTGGAAAAAACCGGCGGCATTGCCGAAGATTTAACGTGGGCATTGTTCCGCGACACCTTAATCGAGCAGGCCGAGCAAGGCGTGGATTATTTCACCATCCATGCGGGTGTGCTGCTGCGTTATGTGCCGCTGACTGCCGACCGCATCACCGGCATCGTGTCGCGCGGCGGTTCGATTATGGCGAAATGGTGTTTGGCGCATCATCAGGAAAACTTCCTTTACACCCATTTCGACGAAATCTGCGAAATCATGAAGGCTTACGACGTATCGTTCAGTCTCGGCGACGGTCTGCGCCCCGGCTGCGTGGCCGATTCCAACGATGCCGCGCAGTTCGGCGAATTGCACACGCTGGGCGAGCTGACCGCCAAAGCGTGGAAGCACGACGTGCAAGTGATGATTGAAGGCCCCGGCCATGTGCCGCTGCAACGTGTGAAACAAAACATGACCGAAGAGCTGCAACACTGCTTTGAAGCGCCGTTCTACACCCTCGGCCCGTTGGTTACCGATATCGCCCCCGGCTACGACCACATCACTTCCGGCATCGGCGCGGCCAATATCGGCTGGTACGGCACGGCCATGTTGTGTTATGTCACCCCGAAAGAACATTTGGGCCTGCCCGACAAAGAAGACGTGCGCACCGGCATCATTACCTACAAACTGGCTGCCCACGCCGCCGACTTGGCCAAAGGCTGGCCGGGCGCACAGTTGCGCGATAACGCCTTATCGAAAGCCCGCTTTGAATTCCGCTGGCGCGACCAATTCCGCCTCGGCCTAGACCCCGAACGCGCCGAAAGCTACCACGACCAAACCCTGCCGGCGGAAGGCGCGAAAATCGCCCACTTCTGCTCGATGTGCGGCCCCAAATTCTGCTCGATGAAAATCACGCAGGAAGTGCGCGACTACGCCGCCGCGCAAAAAGGCATGGAAGAAAAAGCGGTTGAGTTTATGAAGAAAGGTGCTGAGATTTACAGTTGA
- a CDS encoding YiiD C-terminal domain-containing protein, giving the protein MNAAELQSFLHRNIPASAALSLNVSESSPQRVVLSAPISLNRNHHQTVFGGSISMLATLCGWSLVHLNYPEYRGKIVIQESHVRYTQPARGDLNAVCEKTGAEAWEHCSRMLAERGKGKITVSCILFSENTEVARFEGRYVVLA; this is encoded by the coding sequence ATGAACGCCGCCGAACTGCAATCATTCCTCCACCGCAACATCCCCGCATCCGCCGCTTTGTCACTCAACGTAAGCGAAAGCTCGCCGCAACGGGTGGTGTTGTCTGCGCCCATCTCCCTTAACCGCAACCACCATCAAACCGTATTCGGCGGCAGTATCTCGATGCTGGCCACGCTGTGCGGTTGGTCGCTGGTGCACCTGAACTATCCCGAATACCGCGGCAAAATCGTGATTCAAGAAAGCCATGTCCGTTACACCCAACCCGCCCGCGGAGATTTAAACGCAGTATGCGAAAAAACCGGAGCGGAAGCGTGGGAACATTGCAGCCGGATGCTGGCCGAGCGGGGCAAAGGCAAAATTACCGTAAGCTGCATTCTGTTTAGCGAAAACACCGAAGTCGCACGTTTTGAAGGCAGATATGTCGTATTGGCCTGA
- a CDS encoding FAD-dependent oxidoreductase, with product MMKTYQAAVLGGGLLGRLTAWRLAESGVRTVLYDAASPQGEGSAAYVAAAMLAPAAESIEAEPSVTALGRQSLALWRDYVGRWSSKVFFQQNGSLIVWHPQDAALSTRFLQHLQLAHGGTQPAQRWQPEDIARAEPQLAGRFRQALFLDGEGQLDNRQVLAALAEALVQAGAVCRWNTPAEPHTLHDEAEWVIDCRGVGAKQAWNGADGSRLRGVRGEVVRVYAPEVSLNRPVRLLHPRYPLYVCPKENGLFVVGATQIDSEDASPMSVRSSLELFSALYAVHPAFGEARILENAVGLRPTLPHGRPEIRCDADKRLLEANGLFRHGFMISPAVAESVVEYVKALLGGSDLPQNSRVPLVHTQTAASEHQNKASDQKVFTHAEH from the coding sequence ATGATGAAAACCTACCAAGCGGCGGTGCTGGGCGGCGGGTTGCTGGGGCGGCTGACTGCGTGGCGGTTGGCCGAATCGGGCGTGCGCACCGTGCTTTATGATGCCGCCTCGCCGCAAGGGGAGGGCAGTGCGGCGTATGTGGCGGCGGCCATGCTTGCACCTGCGGCCGAATCAATAGAAGCCGAGCCTTCGGTAACGGCTTTGGGGCGGCAAAGTTTAGCGTTGTGGCGCGATTATGTCGGCAGATGGTCGAGCAAAGTGTTTTTCCAGCAAAACGGCAGTTTGATTGTGTGGCATCCGCAAGATGCCGCCTTGAGTACGCGTTTTTTGCAGCACCTTCAACTTGCACACGGCGGCACACAACCTGCGCAGCGGTGGCAGCCGGAGGATATTGCCCGCGCCGAACCGCAGTTGGCTGGGCGCTTCCGGCAGGCTTTGTTTCTCGATGGCGAAGGGCAGCTTGATAACCGCCAAGTGTTGGCGGCATTGGCTGAAGCGTTGGTACAGGCCGGAGCGGTGTGCCGTTGGAACACGCCCGCCGAACCGCACACCCTGCATGATGAAGCGGAATGGGTCATCGATTGCCGCGGCGTCGGTGCCAAGCAGGCTTGGAACGGAGCAGACGGCAGCCGTTTGCGCGGCGTGCGCGGCGAAGTGGTGCGGGTTTATGCGCCCGAAGTCAGCCTCAACCGCCCTGTGCGCCTGCTGCATCCGCGTTATCCGCTGTATGTGTGCCCGAAAGAAAACGGCCTGTTTGTGGTCGGCGCCACCCAAATCGACAGCGAAGACGCCAGCCCGATGTCGGTTCGCAGCAGCTTGGAATTGTTTTCCGCGCTGTATGCGGTTCATCCTGCTTTCGGCGAAGCGCGGATACTCGAAAACGCCGTCGGTTTGCGCCCGACCCTTCCGCACGGCAGGCCGGAAATCCGCTGCGATGCAGACAAACGCCTGCTGGAAGCGAACGGTTTGTTCCGGCACGGTTTTATGATTTCCCCCGCCGTAGCCGAATCGGTGGTTGAATACGTTAAGGCTTTGCTGGGCGGCTCAGATTTGCCGCAAAACAGCCGTGTGCCGCTTGTCCACACTCAAACAGCCGCTTCGGAACATCAAAACAAAGCATCTGATCAGAAAGTCTTTACCCATGCCGAACATTAA
- the thiS gene encoding sulfur carrier protein ThiS has translation MPNIKINGTNHSFEGRTVADWLAQHPPQPPFAVSVNKTFVPKQRYGETELCNGDELDIVRPVVGG, from the coding sequence ATGCCGAACATTAAAATCAACGGAACAAACCACAGTTTCGAAGGCCGCACCGTGGCCGATTGGCTCGCGCAGCACCCGCCGCAGCCGCCTTTTGCCGTTTCCGTCAACAAAACTTTCGTGCCGAAACAGCGTTACGGCGAAACCGAGCTGTGCAACGGCGATGAATTGGACATCGTGCGCCCCGTGGTGGGCGGCTGA
- the ffh gene encoding signal recognition particle protein — translation MLDNLTSRFSNVLKNIRGQAKLTEDNIKEALREVRLALLEADVALPVVKEFINSVKEKALGQEITGSLTPDQAFIGVVNEALIELMGKENSTLNLAAAPPAVVLMAGLQGAGKTTTVGKLARLLKNDHKKKILVVSADVYRPAAIEQLKLLAEQVGVDFFPSDAGQQPVDIAKAAVSHAKRHFYDVLMVDTAGRLAIDEEMMNEIKALHAAVNPVETLFVIDAMLGQDAVNTAQAFNEALPLTGVILTKMDGDSRGGAALSVRQVTGKPIKFIGVGEKINGLEPFYPDRIASRILGMGDVLSLIEDVQKGIDEEAAAKMAKKLHKGKGFDLNDFKEQIQQMRNMGGLESLMSKMPGELGQLSKQIPEGTAEKAMGHVEAIINSMTPKERANPALIKASRKRRIAEGSGTSVQEVNKMLKQFEQSQQMMKMFSGKGMAKLMRMAKGMKGMKGMFPGM, via the coding sequence ATGTTAGACAACCTAACCAGCCGCTTTAGTAACGTGTTGAAAAACATCCGCGGCCAGGCCAAACTGACTGAAGACAATATCAAAGAAGCCTTGCGCGAAGTGCGTTTGGCTTTGTTGGAAGCCGATGTGGCGCTGCCTGTGGTTAAAGAATTCATCAACAGCGTGAAAGAAAAAGCACTCGGGCAGGAAATTACCGGCAGCCTGACGCCCGACCAAGCCTTTATCGGTGTCGTTAACGAAGCTCTGATCGAACTGATGGGCAAAGAAAACAGCACCTTAAATCTTGCCGCTGCGCCCCCCGCAGTAGTGCTGATGGCCGGTTTGCAGGGTGCGGGTAAAACCACCACCGTGGGCAAGTTGGCGCGCCTGCTTAAAAACGACCATAAAAAGAAAATCTTGGTGGTTTCTGCCGACGTTTACCGCCCTGCGGCAATCGAACAGCTGAAATTACTGGCCGAGCAAGTAGGCGTGGATTTCTTCCCCTCCGATGCCGGACAACAGCCCGTAGATATTGCCAAAGCCGCTGTCAGCCATGCCAAACGCCATTTCTACGATGTGCTGATGGTCGATACTGCCGGCCGCTTGGCGATTGACGAAGAGATGATGAACGAGATTAAAGCGCTTCATGCTGCGGTTAATCCCGTTGAAACCCTCTTCGTGATTGATGCCATGCTCGGTCAAGATGCCGTGAATACCGCACAAGCCTTCAACGAAGCCTTGCCGCTCACCGGTGTGATTCTGACCAAAATGGACGGCGATTCGCGCGGCGGTGCGGCTTTATCGGTGCGTCAAGTTACCGGCAAACCGATTAAATTTATCGGTGTCGGCGAAAAAATCAACGGTCTCGAGCCTTTCTATCCCGACCGTATCGCCAGCCGCATCTTGGGCATGGGCGACGTATTGAGCCTGATTGAAGACGTTCAAAAAGGTATCGACGAAGAAGCCGCCGCAAAAATGGCGAAAAAGCTCCACAAAGGCAAGGGCTTCGACCTCAACGACTTTAAAGAGCAAATCCAACAAATGCGCAACATGGGCGGTTTGGAAAGCCTGATGTCTAAAATGCCGGGCGAACTCGGCCAGCTTTCCAAACAAATTCCCGAAGGCACGGCGGAAAAAGCGATGGGGCATGTGGAAGCCATCATTAATTCGATGACGCCGAAAGAACGTGCCAATCCTGCGTTGATTAAAGCCAGCCGCAAACGCCGTATTGCCGAAGGTTCCGGCACATCTGTTCAGGAAGTGAACAAAATGCTCAAGCAGTTTGAGCAATCGCAACAGATGATGAAGATGTTCAGCGGCAAAGGTATGGCCAAGCTGATGCGTATGGCTAAAGGTATGAAGGGGATGAAAGGTATGTTCCCGGGCATGTAA
- a CDS encoding YfhL family 4Fe-4S dicluster ferredoxin produces the protein MSLFITDECINCDVCEPECPNDAISQGDEIYEINPSLCTQCVGHYDEPQCQQVCPVDCILIDEENPETQEELQAKYERIIAEK, from the coding sequence ATGTCGCTCTTTATTACAGACGAGTGCATTAATTGTGACGTTTGCGAGCCGGAGTGCCCCAACGATGCCATTTCGCAAGGCGACGAGATTTACGAAATCAATCCCAGCCTGTGCACCCAATGCGTAGGCCATTATGACGAACCGCAGTGCCAGCAAGTATGTCCGGTAGACTGTATATTGATTGATGAAGAAAATCCCGAAACGCAAGAAGAATTGCAGGCAAAATACGAACGCATTATTGCAGAAAAATAG
- a CDS encoding OmpP1/FadL family transporter gives MMKYSLHRFSLAICAALAAYGAQASGYHFGTQSVSAQSTANASAAEAADASTLFYNPAGLTKLDSHEISASLNVVAPSVKYSEGQAVYNKGTKVAAGSTGGKITPDVVIAPHVYGAYKINDNLTAGLGVYVPFGSETEYDKNSVLRYNLNKTELTSIAVEPVLAVKVNDQHSVAVGAVAQYSTAGLRKYADWAASSRPRVDTEGAGILDGYAEVKGKDWGVGYHLAWLWDINDRARVGVNYRSHVKHNLKGVADWTPSGGLAKAAYTTNIGKTIQNGGIGFVPHEKASLKVTTPESLSVHGMYQASPRWDIFGDVTWTRHSRFNRAELKFENKKVTASGKQSNETVITPNWRNTYKVALGAAYKVSDPLQLRFGMAYDQSPVRKDEERLVTMPDNNRIWYSVGMKYDLGKQHTINAAYSYVHIQKARAVTQAKQSNAEITTVDSNVSSSARYKSHGNILGLQYTYKF, from the coding sequence ATTATGAAATACTCACTTCACCGCTTTTCTTTGGCAATCTGCGCAGCACTGGCTGCTTATGGCGCACAAGCTTCCGGTTATCATTTCGGTACACAGTCGGTATCTGCACAAAGCACCGCAAACGCTTCGGCAGCCGAAGCCGCCGATGCTTCCACTTTGTTTTACAACCCCGCAGGTTTGACGAAACTCGACAGCCATGAAATTTCAGCATCGTTGAACGTGGTTGCACCCAGCGTTAAGTACAGCGAAGGTCAAGCCGTTTATAACAAAGGCACAAAAGTAGCCGCAGGCAGCACCGGCGGAAAAATCACGCCCGATGTCGTTATCGCACCGCATGTATACGGTGCTTATAAAATTAACGACAACCTTACGGCAGGCTTGGGCGTTTATGTGCCTTTCGGTTCTGAAACCGAATACGACAAAAATTCCGTTTTGCGTTACAACTTGAATAAAACCGAATTGACCAGCATCGCCGTCGAGCCGGTTTTAGCCGTGAAAGTGAACGATCAGCATTCGGTCGCCGTAGGTGCTGTTGCCCAATACAGCACCGCCGGATTGCGTAAATATGCCGACTGGGCCGCTTCCAGCCGCCCCAGAGTTGATACAGAAGGTGCAGGTATCCTAGACGGCTATGCCGAAGTGAAAGGTAAAGATTGGGGAGTGGGCTACCATCTTGCGTGGCTGTGGGATATCAATGACCGCGCCCGTGTCGGCGTAAATTATCGTTCGCATGTCAAGCACAACCTGAAAGGTGTGGCAGATTGGACGCCTTCCGGAGGGTTGGCCAAAGCGGCATACACCACCAACATCGGAAAAACCATTCAAAACGGCGGCATCGGCTTCGTGCCGCATGAAAAAGCCAGCTTGAAAGTAACCACCCCCGAATCACTTTCCGTGCACGGCATGTACCAAGCCTCACCCCGTTGGGATATATTCGGCGATGTAACTTGGACGCGCCATTCCCGCTTTAACCGCGCCGAGCTTAAATTTGAAAATAAAAAAGTTACAGCCAGCGGCAAACAATCAAATGAAACCGTTATCACGCCGAATTGGCGCAACACCTATAAAGTGGCTCTCGGAGCGGCTTATAAAGTCAGCGACCCCTTACAGTTGCGTTTCGGTATGGCTTACGACCAATCTCCCGTCCGCAAAGACGAAGAACGCTTGGTAACTATGCCCGACAACAACCGGATTTGGTATTCGGTCGGTATGAAATACGATTTGGGCAAACAGCATACCATCAATGCCGCTTATAGCTATGTGCACATCCAAAAAGCCCGGGCCGTTACTCAGGCTAAACAGTCGAATGCAGAAATTACCACAGTCGACAGTAATGTTTCTTCGTCTGCACGTTATAAAAGCCACGGCAATATTTTAGGATTGCAATACACCTACAAATTCTAA
- a CDS encoding thiazole synthase — protein MLTLYGHSFPSRLLLGTAAYPSLDIMRQAVAAAEPAMITVALRRHNPASDSGGELWTLLQEAGIPLLPNTAGCLSVQEAVTTAQMARELFDTDWIKLELIGHDDTLQPDVFQLVEAADILIRDGFKVLPYCTEDLIACRRLLDAGCQALMPWAAPIGTGLGAVNGYALRLLRDRLPDIPLIIDAGLGLPSHAAQVMEWGFDGVLLNSAVSRSGNPVQMAKAFAQATEAGRNAYEAVPMPPSEHTRASTPTVGQPFWHSDNYNQPT, from the coding sequence ATGCTCACGCTTTACGGACACTCTTTCCCCTCCCGCCTGCTGTTGGGTACGGCGGCTTATCCTTCTTTAGATATCATGCGTCAGGCCGTGGCGGCTGCCGAGCCGGCCATGATTACCGTTGCCCTGCGCCGCCATAATCCCGCTTCCGACAGCGGCGGCGAATTGTGGACGCTGCTGCAAGAAGCCGGTATTCCGCTGCTGCCGAACACGGCCGGCTGTTTGAGCGTGCAGGAAGCCGTAACTACCGCACAAATGGCGCGCGAACTCTTTGATACCGATTGGATCAAACTCGAATTGATCGGCCACGACGACACCTTGCAGCCCGATGTATTTCAGTTGGTGGAAGCGGCAGACATCCTTATCCGCGACGGTTTTAAAGTGCTGCCGTACTGCACCGAAGATTTGATTGCCTGCCGCCGTTTGCTCGACGCGGGCTGCCAAGCGTTGATGCCGTGGGCGGCGCCAATCGGCACGGGCTTGGGTGCGGTTAACGGCTATGCCTTGCGCCTGCTGCGCGACCGGCTGCCCGACATACCGCTGATTATCGACGCCGGTTTGGGCTTGCCTTCGCATGCGGCGCAGGTGATGGAGTGGGGATTCGACGGCGTGTTGCTGAACAGCGCGGTTTCGCGCAGCGGCAATCCCGTTCAGATGGCCAAAGCATTCGCACAGGCCACCGAAGCAGGCCGCAACGCCTATGAAGCCGTGCCGATGCCGCCTTCGGAGCATACCCGCGCCAGCACGCCCACGGTCGGCCAGCCCTTTTGGCACAGCGACAACTATAACCAACCAACTTAA
- a CDS encoding cryptochrome/photolyase family protein — protein MTVQPITLIWFRRDLRLFDNTALQTAVRRGLPVVGVYVFDNRTDTPEQRNHRRLSFLYDSVAAFQTALQAKNIPLYVLHGQAEIEIPKLAQELHAAAVVCADEDEPQASARDNRIWHALDSAGREMVRVDDQVVLPKASVMTHNGRPYTVFTPYKNAWLQTYSRLFGQWQPADDWLELAALQADLPDTLRRPPVLPSPETLGFIHQPTMFAGGEEAAQKQLGRFLEHINTYHLARDFPAQKGTSRLSPYLSHGMLSPRHLVFLAKQADNEGAGVWLSELIWREFFKQVLFHHPHAAEESFRQEYRSIVWENNQEWFERWKTGQTGYPIVDAAMRQLKSSGWMHNRLRMITAGFLVKDLLIDWRWGEAWFAEQLIDYDLAANNGGWQWSAGTGCDAQPYFRIFNPILQSQKFDPDGQFIRRYVPELAHLGKDVVHAPWLARESIDTHGYPEPMVNHAEQREKALALFKRENQP, from the coding sequence ATGACTGTGCAACCCATTACGCTTATCTGGTTCCGCCGCGACCTGCGTCTGTTTGACAATACCGCCCTGCAAACCGCCGTCCGCCGCGGTCTGCCTGTTGTCGGCGTATATGTTTTCGACAACCGCACCGATACCCCCGAGCAGCGCAACCACCGCCGCCTGAGTTTTCTATACGACAGCGTGGCTGCGTTTCAGACGGCCTTACAAGCCAAAAACATACCGCTGTATGTTTTGCACGGGCAGGCGGAAATCGAGATTCCCAAGCTGGCTCAAGAGCTTCATGCCGCTGCCGTCGTTTGTGCCGATGAAGACGAACCGCAGGCTTCCGCTCGCGACAACCGCATTTGGCATGCACTTGATTCGGCAGGGCGGGAAATGGTGCGGGTGGACGACCAAGTCGTGCTGCCCAAAGCCAGTGTGATGACGCACAACGGCAGGCCGTACACCGTTTTCACCCCCTATAAAAACGCTTGGCTGCAAACCTATTCCCGTCTGTTCGGGCAATGGCAGCCGGCAGACGACTGGCTCGAATTGGCGGCATTGCAGGCCGATCTACCCGACACCCTGCGCCGCCCCCCCGTTTTACCGTCTCCCGAAACGCTCGGCTTTATCCATCAGCCGACGATGTTTGCCGGCGGAGAAGAGGCCGCTCAAAAACAGCTCGGCCGTTTTCTCGAACATATCAACACTTATCATCTCGCCCGCGATTTTCCCGCACAAAAAGGCACGAGCCGGCTGTCTCCGTATCTGAGCCACGGCATGCTGTCGCCGCGCCATTTGGTTTTCTTGGCCAAACAGGCCGATAACGAAGGTGCAGGCGTTTGGCTGAGCGAGCTGATATGGCGCGAATTTTTCAAACAGGTACTGTTCCATCATCCCCATGCGGCAGAAGAAAGTTTCCGGCAGGAATACCGTTCCATCGTTTGGGAGAACAACCAAGAATGGTTCGAGCGGTGGAAAACAGGGCAAACCGGCTACCCCATTGTCGATGCCGCCATGCGCCAGCTCAAAAGCAGCGGCTGGATGCACAACCGCCTGCGCATGATTACTGCCGGTTTTTTGGTTAAAGATTTATTGATCGACTGGCGCTGGGGCGAAGCATGGTTTGCCGAGCAATTGATCGATTACGACTTGGCTGCGAATAACGGCGGCTGGCAGTGGTCTGCCGGCACAGGCTGCGATGCCCAGCCGTATTTCCGAATTTTCAACCCGATCTTGCAATCGCAGAAATTCGACCCCGACGGGCAGTTTATCCGCCGCTATGTGCCGGAGCTGGCACATTTGGGCAAAGATGTCGTTCACGCACCGTGGTTGGCGCGCGAAAGCATAGATACGCACGGCTACCCCGAACCCATGGTCAATCACGCCGAACAGCGTGAAAAAGCGTTGGCGTTGTTCAAGCGCGAAAATCAGCCGTAA